A single Seriola aureovittata isolate HTS-2021-v1 ecotype China chromosome 19, ASM2101889v1, whole genome shotgun sequence DNA region contains:
- the heca gene encoding headcase protein homolog isoform X2, producing the protein MPNQKNNKGKKSKRTNSSGDEQENGACAAATGGAAAAAAPRNERSSEVQCATPLGCSLGRAIDLEKDDYQRVLCNNELCPYGNWMHLQCFYEWESSILVQFNCIGRARSWNEKQCRQNMWTKKGYDLAFRFCSCRCGQGHLKKDTDWYQVKRMQDERKKKPSERSAGRTGASGGAVGSGDGPFEEPKKSKVPAGAGGGAGGGAGAGAGAGGKLSHRASSQELPRRQSVDRQNSTERGAAAAGGHAAGGPFPLGPPLKSPCDSPGQSPPTGFSFSPTAALGSGGGGAGLRGSRQLGEFLKSAVHMDPQRKHLLVGGALSRGGGCSLGASGGGAGGPHLDPGSVIPLPLSLALPLHHRLTSGSVGDGTHPHPVQFLRRLDLSELLTHIPRHKLNTYHVRMEDDAQAGQGEELRRQVNAPVRHLCGLSRRRPQDRLHQVQVTLGRELASTGHHVHLRHTGCFTVLPGSSQL; encoded by the exons ATGCCCAACCAGAAGAACAACaagggaaagaaaagcaaacGCACTAACAGTAGCGGAGATGAGCAGGAAAATGGAGCCTGTGCGGCCGCAACAGGAGGCGCGGCCGCGGCGGCTGCACCCAGAAACGAGCGCTCAAGTG AGGTCCAGTGCGCAACCCCTCTCGGCTGCAGCCTCGGCCGGGCCATCGACCTGGAGAAGGACGACTACCAGCGGGTGCTCTGCAACAACGAGCTCTGCCCTTACGGCAACTGGATGCATCTGCAGTGTTTCTACGAGTGGGAGAGCTCCATCCTCGTCCAGTTCAACTGCATCGGCCGTGCGCGGTCCTGGAACGAGAAGCAGTGCCGGCAGAACATGTGGACCAAGAAGGGCTACGACCTGGCCTTCAGGTTCTGCTCCTGCCGCTGCGGCCAGGGTCACCTGAAGAAAGACACCGACTGGTATCAGGTGAAACGCATGCAGGATGAGCGCAAGAAGAAGCCGTCGGAGAGGAGTGCGGGCAGGACTGGGGCCAGTGGAGGGGCGGTAGGGTCTGGGGACGGGCCTTTTGAGGAGCCTAAGAAAAGTAAGGTGcctgcaggagcaggaggaggagcaggaggaggagcaggagcaggagcaggagcaggaggtaAACTGTCCCACAGAGCCTCGAGTCAGGAGTTACCTCGTAGACAATCAGTGGACCGACAGAACTCTACAGAGAGAGGGGCAGCGGCAGCAGGGGGACATGCTGCAGGAGGACCCTTTCCTCTGGGGCCTCCTCTGAAATCTCCCTGCGACTCCCCAGGACAATCTCCTCCAACCGGCTTCTCCTTCTCCCCCACTGCTGCTCTCGGATCAGGAGGCGGAGGAGCAGGTCTGCGGGGTTCCCGTCAGCTGGGAGAGTTCCTCAAATCAGCCGTCCACATGGACCCGCAGAGGAAACACCTTCTGGTCGGGGGAGCCCTCAGCAGGGGCGGGGGCTGCTCGTTGGGAGCCTCCGGCGGCGGAGCCGGCGGTCCTCACCTCGACCCCGGGTCTGTTATCCCCCTGCCTCTGTCCCTCGCCCTTCCGCTCCACCACCGCCTCACTTCCGGCAGTGTGGGTGACGGCACCCACCCTCACCCGGTGCAGTTCCTGAGGAGGCTGGACCTCTCGGAGCTCCTCACCCACATCCCTCGACATAAACTCAACACCTACCACGTCCGTATGGAGGATGATGCCCAGGCAGGCCAGGGGGAGGAGCTACGCAG GCAGGTTAATGCACCTGTACGCCATCTGTGTGGACTGTCTAGAAGGCGTCCACAAGATCGTCTGCATCAAGTGCAAGTCACGCTGGGACGGGAGCTGGCATCAACTGGGCACCATGTACACCTACGACATACTGGCTGCTTCACCGTGTTGCCAG GCTCGTCTCAACTGTAA
- the heca gene encoding headcase protein homolog isoform X1 — MPNQKNNKGKKSKRTNSSGDEQENGACAAATGGAAAAAAPRNERSSEVQCATPLGCSLGRAIDLEKDDYQRVLCNNELCPYGNWMHLQCFYEWESSILVQFNCIGRARSWNEKQCRQNMWTKKGYDLAFRFCSCRCGQGHLKKDTDWYQVKRMQDERKKKPSERSAGRTGASGGAVGSGDGPFEEPKKSKVPAGAGGGAGGGAGAGAGAGGKLSHRASSQELPRRQSVDRQNSTERGAAAAGGHAAGGPFPLGPPLKSPCDSPGQSPPTGFSFSPTAALGSGGGGAGLRGSRQLGEFLKSAVHMDPQRKHLLVGGALSRGGGCSLGASGGGAGGPHLDPGSVIPLPLSLALPLHHRLTSGSVGDGTHPHPVQFLRRLDLSELLTHIPRHKLNTYHVRMEDDAQAGQGEELRRFILSALSASQRNVVNCALCHRALPVFEQFPLVDGTLFLSPSRHDEIEYDVPCHLQGRLMHLYAICVDCLEGVHKIVCIKCKSRWDGSWHQLGTMYTYDILAASPCCQARLNCKHCGKPVVDVRVGMQYFSEYSNVQQCPHCGNLDYHFVKPFSSYKVLEAY; from the exons ATGCCCAACCAGAAGAACAACaagggaaagaaaagcaaacGCACTAACAGTAGCGGAGATGAGCAGGAAAATGGAGCCTGTGCGGCCGCAACAGGAGGCGCGGCCGCGGCGGCTGCACCCAGAAACGAGCGCTCAAGTG AGGTCCAGTGCGCAACCCCTCTCGGCTGCAGCCTCGGCCGGGCCATCGACCTGGAGAAGGACGACTACCAGCGGGTGCTCTGCAACAACGAGCTCTGCCCTTACGGCAACTGGATGCATCTGCAGTGTTTCTACGAGTGGGAGAGCTCCATCCTCGTCCAGTTCAACTGCATCGGCCGTGCGCGGTCCTGGAACGAGAAGCAGTGCCGGCAGAACATGTGGACCAAGAAGGGCTACGACCTGGCCTTCAGGTTCTGCTCCTGCCGCTGCGGCCAGGGTCACCTGAAGAAAGACACCGACTGGTATCAGGTGAAACGCATGCAGGATGAGCGCAAGAAGAAGCCGTCGGAGAGGAGTGCGGGCAGGACTGGGGCCAGTGGAGGGGCGGTAGGGTCTGGGGACGGGCCTTTTGAGGAGCCTAAGAAAAGTAAGGTGcctgcaggagcaggaggaggagcaggaggaggagcaggagcaggagcaggagcaggaggtaAACTGTCCCACAGAGCCTCGAGTCAGGAGTTACCTCGTAGACAATCAGTGGACCGACAGAACTCTACAGAGAGAGGGGCAGCGGCAGCAGGGGGACATGCTGCAGGAGGACCCTTTCCTCTGGGGCCTCCTCTGAAATCTCCCTGCGACTCCCCAGGACAATCTCCTCCAACCGGCTTCTCCTTCTCCCCCACTGCTGCTCTCGGATCAGGAGGCGGAGGAGCAGGTCTGCGGGGTTCCCGTCAGCTGGGAGAGTTCCTCAAATCAGCCGTCCACATGGACCCGCAGAGGAAACACCTTCTGGTCGGGGGAGCCCTCAGCAGGGGCGGGGGCTGCTCGTTGGGAGCCTCCGGCGGCGGAGCCGGCGGTCCTCACCTCGACCCCGGGTCTGTTATCCCCCTGCCTCTGTCCCTCGCCCTTCCGCTCCACCACCGCCTCACTTCCGGCAGTGTGGGTGACGGCACCCACCCTCACCCGGTGCAGTTCCTGAGGAGGCTGGACCTCTCGGAGCTCCTCACCCACATCCCTCGACATAAACTCAACACCTACCACGTCCGTATGGAGGATGATGCCCAGGCAGGCCAGGGGGAGGAGCTACGCAG GTTTATCCTGTCAGCCCTCAGTGCGAGCCAGAGAAACGTGGTCAACTGCGCGCTGTGCCACCGGGCGCTGCCTGTGTTTGAACAGTTTCCTTTGGTGGACGGGACTCTGTTTCTCAGCCCCTCGCGCCACGACGAGATTGAGTACGACGTCCCCTGTCACCTTCAAG GCAGGTTAATGCACCTGTACGCCATCTGTGTGGACTGTCTAGAAGGCGTCCACAAGATCGTCTGCATCAAGTGCAAGTCACGCTGGGACGGGAGCTGGCATCAACTGGGCACCATGTACACCTACGACATACTGGCTGCTTCACCGTGTTGCCAG GCTCGTCTCAACTGTAAGCACTGCGGGAAGCCGGTGGTGGACGTCCGAGTCGGGATGCAGTATTTCTCCGAGTACAGCAACGTCCAGCAGTGCCCTCACTGCGGCAACCTGGACTATCACTTTGTTAAACCCTTCTCTTCCTACAAAGTACTCGAGGCTTATTGA
- the LOC130160696 gene encoding adhesion G protein-coupled receptor G3-like isoform X1: protein MDMTQKSFVTWFLLAGLLWILPVCVSQNNPCTKHCGPERHNLLPKCLKCFCNDKKNLVVVDNFNAFINKQKPWNQSDICTLFLQKNDTFNRELNEKWPQIVTKDGSYLMYISRWYIRREVLKYVLHGKKCNATDIKDSTYSTVNRDSCQVRCVPNIKFCKRSEYDKNLCNISGQLLTDRYIINITATDKNCVNCNNPVKAPEVEIVLNKTIPIKDGGLDPVEAVKVMDEMAKFASSINGSTAALSAGEGVTGILVKNTESELEEVSFAYKSVNDSLRIIEDRDSLSHFSRSVTVSKEAFEKAQGSNTTVPFAAVFRFLNLGQDESKSTVLGNEVLAVEMGATILNLTEKININFWNMSYEGTPHCHSWNGEGSRPNWTDDGCLTVKNGSDITCQCSHLTFFAILLAPPNETISSSDLSTLTTISQIGCGISMFFLSIVLFTHFLIRKTKATKATRILIHLVLAMFFLNFTFLINNFVAKVRNTVGCRIMAALMHYFMLATFTWFAAQAFHICLQLYGGGKIDIHHYILKVSITSWVIPSIVGIVLLIIGKYGEQVIYTDNIEDSVAMCWITDIYIHYFVNIGYYALVFLFTFTTFIIILSWLFCLKRSKTGTVETKRNGISIVTIVGLCCMLGITWGFAFFAYGVLRIPSYYIFTVLNSFQGFFLFIYYYTTGHSKDTKTGASVSTTSSNSTLKTDLDIFDNPYSNVQGKK, encoded by the exons ATGGACATGACGCAAAAGAGCTTTGTGACTTGGTTTTTGTTGGCGGGCCTTCTGTGgattctccctgtgtgtgtgtctcagaatAATCCCTGCACAAAACATTGTG GCCCAGAGAGACATAACCTCCTtccaaaatgtctgaaatgtttCTGCAACGACAAGAAAAATTTGGTCGTTGTAGATAACTTCAATGCCTTCATCAACAAACAAAAGCCTTGGAATCAAA GTGATATTTGCACATtatttctgcagaaaaatgacaCTTTTAACC gagaactgaatgaaaaatggCCTCAAATCGTGACAAAGGATGGCTCTTATCTTATGTACATTTCAAGATGGTATATTAGACGGGAGGTTCTCAAGTATGTCCTGCATGGGAAGAAATGCAATGCCACAGATATCAAAG ACTCAACCTATTCCACTGTCAACAGGG ATTCTTGCCAGGTCAGATGTGTGCCTAATATAAAATTTTGTAAAAGGTCTGAATATGACAAAAACCTCTGCAACATTAGTG GTCAACTGCTCACGGACAGATACATCATCAACATTACAGCAACAGACAAAAACTGTGTCAACTGTAATAATCCAGTGAAAGCACCTGAGGTGGAAATTGTTCTGAATAAAACAATTCCAATTAAAGATGGAGGACTCGACCCAGTTGAAGCTGT CAAAGTGATGGATGAAATGGCCAAATTTGCCTCCTCCATCAACGGCTCTACAGCTGCATTGTCTGCGGGAGAAGGAGTCACGGGCATCTTAGTGAAAAATACAGAATCGGAATTAGAAGAAGTCTCCTTTGCTTATAAGTCTGTAAATGACAGTTTACGG ATTATAGAAGACAGAGATAGTCTTTCTCACTTTTCAAGATCTGTTACAGTCTCAAAAGAAGCGTTTGAAAAAGCTCAAGGTTCGAACACCACCGTACCATTTGCGGCCGTTTTCCGATTCTTGAATCTGGGTCAG gatgaGTCTAAAAGCactgttttaggaaatgaaGTTTTAGCAGTTGAAATGGGAGCCACTATCCTGAATctcacagaaaaaataaacatcaatttTTGGAACATGAGTTAc gAAGGAACTCCACATTGTCATTCATGGAACGGTGAAG GTAGCCGACCTAACTGGACTGATGATGGATGTCTGACAGTGAAAAATGGAAGCGACATAACATGCCAGTGCTCACATCTGACATTCTTTGCCATCTTACTG GCTCCTCCAAATGAAACCATCTCAAGTTCTGATCTGAGCACCCTCACCACCATCTCCCAAATTGGCTGTGGcatttccatgtttttcctCAGCATAGTCCTCTTCACACACTTTCTCATAAG GAAGACCAAGGCCACTAAAGCCACGAGGATCCTGATCCACCTGGTGTTGGCCATGTTCTTTCTTAACTTCACTTTCCTGATCAACAACTTTGTGGCAAAAGTGAGGAATACCGTGGGTTGTAGGATCATGGCGGCTCTCATGCACTACTTCATGTTGGCCACTTTCACTTGGTTTGCTGCACAGGCCTTCCACATCTGCCTGCAGCTGTACGGGGGCGGCAAAATTGACATCCATCATTACATTCTCAAAGTCTCCATCACTAGCTGGG TAATACCCAGTATAGTTGGGATTGTCCTGCTCATCATAGGAAAATATGGTGAACAAGTAATCTACACTGATAACATTGAAGACAGCGTGGCCAT GTGCTGGATAACAGACATTTACATCCACTACTTTGTCAACATAGGCTACTATGCTTTGGTCTTCCTCTTCACTTTCACTACCTTCATCATCATACTGTCTTGGCTCTTTTGTCTCAAGAGATCCAAAACTGGCACCGTAGAAACTAAAAGAAATGGCATTAGTATCGTAACTATCGTGGGACTGTGTTGCATGCTGGGTATCACATGGGGTTTTGCCTTCTTCGCCTATGGCGTCCTTCGAATCCCCTCCTACTACATTTTCACAGTCCTCAATTCTTTTCAAG
- the mtif3 gene encoding translation initiation factor IF-3, mitochondrial yields the protein MSAGCMRWVLNHAVRAVCGVSLGYRIPASRFLNCSERSSIIAASWSRSPFSTAEEDTERTPAPKKRKQDSRADATISNVGHSIPHQHIQLISETGEELGTIHRVRVIRMMDEQGLKLVLLNAHKDPPVYQLMTGKQIYQEQLKLREKQKAKPATVQVKELTFSPGISPHDLTTKLKQVESWLEKKHHVRITLRSGRNDPAVNLDTTLEQMVQQMEVMVGFVSPPKVIRDGRSAMCIVRQPSAKEISQKGKKNTAATRPAASRSKSTGSSTPPVGTTDTAEGSKQQRSDGN from the exons ATGTCTGCAGGTTGTATGAGGTGGGTGCTAAACCATGCGGTGAGAGCTGTGTGTGGAGTCAGTCTGGGCTACAGGATCCCAGCATCAAGGTTTCTCAACTGCAGTGAAAGATCAAGTATCATTGCTGCCTCCTGGAGCCGGTCTCCATTCTCCACAGCAGAAGAGGACACAGAGCGGACGCCTGcaccaaagaaaagaaagcaggaCTCCAGAGCTGATGCCACAATCAGCAACGTGGGCCACTCGATCCCGCACCAACACATACAGTTGATAAGTGAGACGGGCGAGGAGCTAGGTACCATCCACCGAGTACGTGTGATCAGAATGATGGATGAGCAGGGTCTGAAACTGGTGCTGCTGAACGCACACAAAGACCCTCCTGTCTACCAGCTGATGACTGGCAAACAGATCTACCAAGAGCAACTGAAACTGCGGGAGAAACAGAAGGCAAAACCAG CTACTGTGCAGGTGAAAGAACTCACCTTTTCACCTGGCATCTCACCACATGACCTCACCACCAAGCTGAAACAAGTGGAGAGCTGGCTGGAGAAGAAGCACCATGTCAGGATTACTCTGCGATCGGGACGCAACGACCCCGCAGTCAACCTG GACACAACTTTGGAGCAGATGGTGCAACAAATGGAGGTAATGGTGGGATTTGTTTCCCCGCCAAAAGTCATACGCGACGGTCGATCAGCCATGTGCATCGTCCGTCAGCCTTCAGCAAAGGAAATCtcacaaaaaggaaagaaaaacacagcggCCACGCGGCCCGCCGCTTCCCGTTCGAAGAGCACTGGGAGCAGCACGCCGCCTGTTGGCACCACGGACACGGCAGAAGGGTCTAAACAGCAGCGATCTGATGgaaattaa
- the LOC130160696 gene encoding adhesion G protein-coupled receptor G3-like isoform X2, producing MDMTQKSFVTWFLLAGLLWILPVCVSQNNPCTKHCGPERHNLLPKCLKCFCNDKKNLVVVDNFNAFINKQKPWNQSDICTLFLQKNDTFNRELNEKWPQIVTKDGSYLMYISRWYIRREVLKYVLHGKKCNATDIKDSTYSTVNRGQLLTDRYIINITATDKNCVNCNNPVKAPEVEIVLNKTIPIKDGGLDPVEAVKVMDEMAKFASSINGSTAALSAGEGVTGILVKNTESELEEVSFAYKSVNDSLRIIEDRDSLSHFSRSVTVSKEAFEKAQGSNTTVPFAAVFRFLNLGQDESKSTVLGNEVLAVEMGATILNLTEKININFWNMSYEGTPHCHSWNGEGSRPNWTDDGCLTVKNGSDITCQCSHLTFFAILLAPPNETISSSDLSTLTTISQIGCGISMFFLSIVLFTHFLIRKTKATKATRILIHLVLAMFFLNFTFLINNFVAKVRNTVGCRIMAALMHYFMLATFTWFAAQAFHICLQLYGGGKIDIHHYILKVSITSWVIPSIVGIVLLIIGKYGEQVIYTDNIEDSVAMCWITDIYIHYFVNIGYYALVFLFTFTTFIIILSWLFCLKRSKTGTVETKRNGISIVTIVGLCCMLGITWGFAFFAYGVLRIPSYYIFTVLNSFQGFFLFIYYYTTGHSKDTKTGASVSTTSSNSTLKTDLDIFDNPYSNVQGKK from the exons ATGGACATGACGCAAAAGAGCTTTGTGACTTGGTTTTTGTTGGCGGGCCTTCTGTGgattctccctgtgtgtgtgtctcagaatAATCCCTGCACAAAACATTGTG GCCCAGAGAGACATAACCTCCTtccaaaatgtctgaaatgtttCTGCAACGACAAGAAAAATTTGGTCGTTGTAGATAACTTCAATGCCTTCATCAACAAACAAAAGCCTTGGAATCAAA GTGATATTTGCACATtatttctgcagaaaaatgacaCTTTTAACC gagaactgaatgaaaaatggCCTCAAATCGTGACAAAGGATGGCTCTTATCTTATGTACATTTCAAGATGGTATATTAGACGGGAGGTTCTCAAGTATGTCCTGCATGGGAAGAAATGCAATGCCACAGATATCAAAG ACTCAACCTATTCCACTGTCAACAGGG GTCAACTGCTCACGGACAGATACATCATCAACATTACAGCAACAGACAAAAACTGTGTCAACTGTAATAATCCAGTGAAAGCACCTGAGGTGGAAATTGTTCTGAATAAAACAATTCCAATTAAAGATGGAGGACTCGACCCAGTTGAAGCTGT CAAAGTGATGGATGAAATGGCCAAATTTGCCTCCTCCATCAACGGCTCTACAGCTGCATTGTCTGCGGGAGAAGGAGTCACGGGCATCTTAGTGAAAAATACAGAATCGGAATTAGAAGAAGTCTCCTTTGCTTATAAGTCTGTAAATGACAGTTTACGG ATTATAGAAGACAGAGATAGTCTTTCTCACTTTTCAAGATCTGTTACAGTCTCAAAAGAAGCGTTTGAAAAAGCTCAAGGTTCGAACACCACCGTACCATTTGCGGCCGTTTTCCGATTCTTGAATCTGGGTCAG gatgaGTCTAAAAGCactgttttaggaaatgaaGTTTTAGCAGTTGAAATGGGAGCCACTATCCTGAATctcacagaaaaaataaacatcaatttTTGGAACATGAGTTAc gAAGGAACTCCACATTGTCATTCATGGAACGGTGAAG GTAGCCGACCTAACTGGACTGATGATGGATGTCTGACAGTGAAAAATGGAAGCGACATAACATGCCAGTGCTCACATCTGACATTCTTTGCCATCTTACTG GCTCCTCCAAATGAAACCATCTCAAGTTCTGATCTGAGCACCCTCACCACCATCTCCCAAATTGGCTGTGGcatttccatgtttttcctCAGCATAGTCCTCTTCACACACTTTCTCATAAG GAAGACCAAGGCCACTAAAGCCACGAGGATCCTGATCCACCTGGTGTTGGCCATGTTCTTTCTTAACTTCACTTTCCTGATCAACAACTTTGTGGCAAAAGTGAGGAATACCGTGGGTTGTAGGATCATGGCGGCTCTCATGCACTACTTCATGTTGGCCACTTTCACTTGGTTTGCTGCACAGGCCTTCCACATCTGCCTGCAGCTGTACGGGGGCGGCAAAATTGACATCCATCATTACATTCTCAAAGTCTCCATCACTAGCTGGG TAATACCCAGTATAGTTGGGATTGTCCTGCTCATCATAGGAAAATATGGTGAACAAGTAATCTACACTGATAACATTGAAGACAGCGTGGCCAT GTGCTGGATAACAGACATTTACATCCACTACTTTGTCAACATAGGCTACTATGCTTTGGTCTTCCTCTTCACTTTCACTACCTTCATCATCATACTGTCTTGGCTCTTTTGTCTCAAGAGATCCAAAACTGGCACCGTAGAAACTAAAAGAAATGGCATTAGTATCGTAACTATCGTGGGACTGTGTTGCATGCTGGGTATCACATGGGGTTTTGCCTTCTTCGCCTATGGCGTCCTTCGAATCCCCTCCTACTACATTTTCACAGTCCTCAATTCTTTTCAAG
- the abracl gene encoding costars family protein ABRACL: MNVAHEVNLLVEEIQRLGSKNADGKTTVKFGVLFNDDRCANIFEALVGTLKAAKKKKVIDFQGELLLQGVHDNVDIVLLQE; the protein is encoded by the exons ATGAATGTCGCTCACGAAGTAAATCTGCTGGTGGAGGAGATTCAGCGACTCGGCAGTAAAA ATGCTGACGGTAAAACCACCGTGAAGTTTGGTGTGTTGTTTAACGACGACCGTTGTGCCAATATCTTCGAGGCGTTGGTGGGCACCCTGAAGGctgccaagaagaagaaggtgatCGACTTCCAGGGCGAGTTGCTTCTGCAGGGCGTCCATGACAACGTTGATATCGTCCTGCTCCAAGAATGA